In Apium graveolens cultivar Ventura chromosome 10, ASM990537v1, whole genome shotgun sequence, the following are encoded in one genomic region:
- the LOC141693786 gene encoding F-box protein SKIP24, translating into MAVLPDELWRRVLEIGAIENSLNLLTYKDLCSLSITCRTLKRLSGEDFIWSSFLLSDFSQSRIQSSSAKSQYKLCFERDKEKKALAHKRAVLRIVSSIAEHSRRVSELGSKLGKEVERLNAAALELSNLRNVRHASVALNVWQPEIVRDRQKQIVEQCTVNVKSRTSALDMEVKLCKQQIAAFDKARRDEKSRLQAAKEQLASVMYHPLRDYNLPSSSSCSRGDECNSKKKKLKTSNLCKETLNT; encoded by the exons ATGGCGGTGCTGCCGGACGAGCTATGGAGGAGAGTACTAGAGATCGGAGCAATTGAAAACTCCCTCAATCTTTTAACTTACAAAGATTTGTGCAGTCTTTCCATCACTTGCAGAACTCTAAAACGTCTCTCCGGCGAAGACTTTATTTGGTCTTCTTTTCTTTTATCCGATTTCTCCCAATCTCGTATTCAATCTTCTTCAGCTAAATCCCAATACAAATTGTG TTTTGAGAGGGATAAAGAGAAGAAGGCTTTGGCTCATAAGCGTGCTGTGCTTAGAATTGTAAGTAGTATTGCCGAGCATTCGAGGAGGGTTTCGGAACTTGGGAGTAAATTGGGGAAGGAGGTTGAGAGGTTGAATGCAGCTGCTTTAGAATTGTCGAATTTACGAAATGTCAG GCATGCATCTGTGGCATTAAATGTATGGCAACCGGAGATTGTTCGTGATAGGCAAAAACAGATAGTTGAGCAATGCACTGTGAATGTGAAGTCTCGAACCAGTGCACTTGACATGGAGGTCAAGCTTTGCAAACAGCAAATAGCCGCATTTGACAAGGCTCGA AGAGATGAGAAGAGTAGGCTACAGGCAGCAAAGGAGCAGTTGGCTTCAGTGATGTATCATCCTTTACGAGATTATAATCTTCCGAGCAGCAGTAGTTGCAGCAGAGGTGATGAGTGCAATTCTAAAAAGAAAAAGCTGAAGACAAGCAATT